A single window of Metallosphaera hakonensis JCM 8857 = DSM 7519 DNA harbors:
- a CDS encoding alkaline phosphatase family protein produces the protein MIVEPNLNRSLYTLSLEVRNSLQGKSPVGLTEIERDKVILVLVDGLGFSLAEKVGIKAERIHSVFPTITITVLTTLLTASPPGVHGIMGWRVLNREKGKIDNLLGNEEVNVRELIKVEPYIPNDAVVLAPSSRPSSTLFKSLLGRVVPYYSPWDALTQALEIAKNKRPSFMFVYLPYVDSVSHHFGPNSEHTLVTAREVTRMVEMFAQDISREYSVVMTSDHGHVQIDGNVILSKDILEHVDLPPFGDHRNLMFVSRRNPSEYLSKYGLITLNRDKLREITGGDNVPDYAGIPMDNRLYSYWEDEEEMKYVGSHGGMSKEEMEVPLVVWQN, from the coding sequence ATGATCGTGGAACCCAACTTAAATAGGAGTCTATATACCCTATCCCTTGAGGTAAGGAACAGCCTTCAGGGGAAGTCACCAGTAGGTTTAACTGAAATAGAGAGGGATAAGGTCATCCTGGTTCTCGTTGACGGACTGGGTTTCTCCCTTGCTGAAAAGGTCGGAATCAAGGCAGAGAGGATCCATTCAGTTTTCCCCACAATCACCATCACAGTTCTCACTACGTTACTTACTGCCTCTCCGCCTGGGGTTCACGGTATTATGGGATGGAGGGTACTCAATAGGGAGAAGGGAAAGATAGATAATCTCCTGGGTAACGAGGAAGTGAACGTAAGGGAACTCATTAAGGTCGAGCCATATATACCCAACGACGCAGTTGTGTTGGCCCCAAGCTCTCGTCCCTCTTCCACGCTCTTCAAGTCTCTCCTGGGGAGAGTAGTTCCCTATTACTCGCCTTGGGACGCACTAACTCAGGCCCTAGAGATAGCTAAGAACAAGAGGCCCAGTTTCATGTTCGTTTATTTACCCTACGTTGACTCCGTTAGCCATCACTTCGGACCTAACTCGGAGCATACCTTGGTCACAGCGAGGGAGGTTACCAGGATGGTGGAGATGTTCGCTCAGGATATATCCCGTGAGTACTCGGTTGTAATGACCTCAGATCACGGTCACGTCCAAATCGATGGAAACGTAATCTTGAGTAAGGACATACTCGAGCACGTTGATTTGCCTCCCTTTGGAGATCATAGAAACCTCATGTTCGTATCTAGGCGTAACCCCAGCGAATATCTATCCAAGTATGGTCTGATTACCTTAAACAGGGATAAGCTTAGGGAGATAACTGGAGGGGATAACGTCCCAGACTACGCCGGGATTCCAATGGATAACAGGCTCTACTCATACTGGGAGGACGAGGAGGAAATGAAGTACGTGGGATCCCACGGTGGGATGAGTAAGGAGGAGATGGAGGTCCCCTTGGTGGTGTGGCAAAATTAA
- a CDS encoding MFS transporter has product MNNPLKDYEEKKLNLFHLKTTLLAGAGQIVDGYDLTAAALILSIVEASFKGYDLVQLSLIFFLSIVLGNIVGGTLFGYLARHGRKKFYGIDASLMVFGALLQAFVTDPYQLAVLRFLLGVGIGADYVLSPLINAEYANRKDRGKLLAISGGFMWNVGALLSVLVTISLSNVLASDVLWRVVLASGAIPAIAVIYGRRKFPETPQYLAFVKGQKEELKEKYDLKVGDLPSLKKVAWGAILPTLLLASVTWYLFDVSAYSGVFFGPSVIAKDIGMNGLTFELVILGAFAVPWNMVSALLNDKLGRRTLQAVGFAGMGLFTLIFALLFGKTGAIVSLLLYGLNTVFSQLGPGTVVGFWGVELFPSEVRGLTQGITVMAGRLGVMTTTFLFPYIISTQGIVTTMILLAALAFVASLVTTRLPEPNQVSLAEKELEMRGTPDVLEEK; this is encoded by the coding sequence ATGAATAATCCTCTAAAAGATTACGAGGAGAAAAAGCTAAACCTTTTTCACCTGAAGACTACCCTCCTGGCGGGAGCAGGGCAGATAGTTGACGGATACGATCTTACCGCTGCCGCCCTGATTCTCTCGATCGTGGAGGCGTCCTTCAAAGGATACGACCTGGTTCAGCTCTCCCTGATCTTCTTTCTAAGCATAGTATTGGGGAACATAGTAGGCGGAACCCTGTTCGGGTATCTCGCCAGGCATGGTAGGAAAAAGTTTTACGGAATAGATGCGTCCTTGATGGTCTTCGGGGCACTCCTTCAAGCATTCGTTACCGATCCATACCAGTTAGCCGTGTTGAGATTCCTTCTAGGAGTTGGTATAGGAGCAGACTACGTTCTCTCCCCTCTCATTAACGCAGAGTATGCGAATAGAAAGGACAGGGGTAAGTTGTTGGCCATATCGGGAGGATTCATGTGGAACGTTGGAGCCCTTCTATCTGTTCTAGTTACCATATCCCTCTCAAACGTCTTGGCGAGCGACGTTCTGTGGAGAGTTGTTCTGGCATCTGGGGCCATACCGGCCATTGCCGTGATTTACGGAAGGAGGAAGTTCCCCGAGACCCCTCAGTACTTGGCATTCGTGAAGGGTCAGAAGGAGGAGCTAAAGGAGAAATACGACCTCAAGGTCGGGGACTTGCCCAGCCTTAAGAAAGTAGCGTGGGGAGCTATCCTCCCAACTCTCCTCCTCGCCTCAGTGACTTGGTACCTATTCGACGTTTCAGCGTATTCTGGAGTGTTCTTCGGACCCAGCGTGATCGCCAAGGACATAGGGATGAACGGGTTAACCTTTGAACTCGTGATCCTGGGAGCTTTCGCAGTTCCCTGGAACATGGTTAGCGCTCTCTTGAACGATAAGCTAGGCAGGAGAACTCTTCAGGCTGTGGGATTCGCGGGAATGGGGTTGTTCACCCTCATATTCGCCTTACTCTTCGGAAAGACTGGCGCAATTGTGTCCCTACTCTTATATGGACTCAACACGGTCTTCTCTCAACTAGGGCCTGGCACGGTCGTGGGATTCTGGGGAGTCGAGCTCTTCCCTTCGGAGGTAAGGGGTTTGACTCAAGGGATAACGGTCATGGCGGGAAGATTAGGGGTAATGACGACGACTTTCCTGTTCCCGTACATAATTTCGACTCAGGGTATAGTGACCACAATGATCTTGTTAGCAGCTTTAGCCTTCGTAGCGTCTCTCGTAACGACCCGACTACCAGAGCCCAATCAAGTAAGCTTAGCCGAGAAGGAGTTGGAGATGAGGGGAACCCCCGACGTGTTAGAGGAAAAGTGA
- a CDS encoding dihydrolipoyl dehydrogenase, producing MFDYDVIVLGGGGAGYTTAFELSKGGMKVLMLEPKGVLGGNCLYEGCVPSKTYWYGAHSVELHRRVPFLKGEISFPKLVEWKDQVQRRRFAQHDQEIKEHENLTFIPEQGVMTDPNHVKVGEKVFSSKYVVIATGADPVRPKGYEGGITTHELLMPDTRIREVPRKFAIVGGGYIGVEMASIFSRLGSEVTLFATHLLKEVSQEVQNLLEKELTAQNVKIVKERSSGIEVGTEGKAVVTEKGKYGPFDEVLVAIGRKPNTSSTIGIPLGKRGEIETTPGMKTAVENVYAPGDVNGKFMLFHVAVLEGWVTAQNILEGNREVVEMDYNAVPFAVYSLPQVAWVGMWKEQAVARGFDVESRRYDLSLDSRAQIDGFAEGWMEVVLERGSQRILGAQVVGEDADMLIGELALAVGERLTSYDLARLSQPHPTQLEQVTSLMRRAVRVKAS from the coding sequence ATGTTTGACTATGATGTCATTGTGTTAGGTGGAGGAGGGGCAGGGTATACCACTGCCTTCGAGCTCTCCAAGGGAGGGATGAAGGTTCTGATGTTAGAACCCAAGGGGGTCTTGGGAGGAAACTGCCTATATGAGGGTTGCGTTCCCTCTAAGACCTACTGGTATGGAGCCCACTCCGTGGAGTTGCACAGAAGAGTCCCTTTCCTTAAGGGTGAGATCTCTTTCCCAAAACTTGTGGAATGGAAGGATCAAGTTCAGAGAAGGAGATTCGCCCAACATGATCAAGAGATCAAGGAACATGAGAACCTCACGTTTATTCCAGAGCAGGGGGTGATGACGGACCCAAATCACGTGAAAGTCGGGGAAAAGGTGTTCAGCTCCAAGTACGTAGTGATCGCAACTGGAGCTGACCCCGTGAGGCCCAAGGGCTATGAGGGAGGAATCACGACCCACGAGTTACTCATGCCCGACACGAGGATTAGAGAAGTTCCAAGGAAATTTGCCATAGTTGGGGGAGGTTACATAGGGGTCGAGATGGCCTCGATCTTCTCCAGGTTAGGTTCTGAGGTTACGCTCTTCGCGACCCACCTTCTAAAGGAGGTGTCCCAGGAAGTGCAAAACCTACTGGAGAAGGAACTTACTGCTCAGAATGTTAAAATAGTCAAGGAGAGGAGTTCCGGGATCGAGGTTGGAACAGAAGGTAAGGCAGTGGTCACAGAGAAGGGGAAATACGGACCTTTTGATGAGGTCTTGGTAGCAATTGGAAGGAAACCCAACACATCTTCTACGATCGGAATACCGCTAGGAAAGAGGGGAGAGATAGAGACCACTCCGGGAATGAAGACAGCCGTGGAAAATGTTTACGCTCCGGGAGACGTTAACGGCAAATTCATGCTGTTCCACGTGGCGGTCCTGGAGGGATGGGTAACAGCCCAAAACATCTTGGAGGGTAACAGGGAGGTGGTGGAGATGGACTACAATGCTGTTCCCTTCGCGGTCTACTCCCTTCCTCAAGTGGCGTGGGTCGGGATGTGGAAGGAACAAGCCGTGGCCAGGGGATTTGACGTAGAGTCCAGGAGATATGACCTTTCCCTAGATTCTAGGGCCCAGATAGACGGTTTCGCTGAGGGCTGGATGGAAGTGGTACTGGAGAGGGGGAGCCAAAGGATACTTGGAGCTCAGGTTGTGGGGGAGGACGCTGATATGCTCATAGGCGAGCTTGCCCTGGCAGTTGGAGAGAGACTAACAAGTTACGATTTGGCGAGGTTGAGTCAACCCCATCCAACACAACTTGAGCAAGTCACCTCTCTCATGAGGAGGGCTGTAAGAGTTAAGGCAAGCTAA
- a CDS encoding pirin family protein: MLRKVSYILEGKETRDGAGVKLYRVFGGPHTYSLTDPFLLLDFFGSDNVEDYIAGFPWHPHRGIETLTYLIQGKVEHEDSTGGKGVLYPGDAQWMTSGSGIFHQEMPKPLGEEDVLHATVLNTMNKGLQLWINLPRSMKMTDPVYRDARRGDIPEVKIDGGRVKIITGEYDGVEGPVKVTSPVDPTYYEVKLEPEKEFRAKTKRGYTVLAFVLEGSAKMDNVTLREGSLAIYEDGDEVRISTGEGTHVIVLSGRPINEPIAWYGPIVMNTEEELTQALLDLRRGTFVKKVPISQ; the protein is encoded by the coding sequence ATGTTGAGAAAAGTTTCCTATATATTAGAGGGAAAGGAGACGAGAGACGGGGCTGGAGTGAAGCTCTATAGGGTATTTGGGGGACCTCACACGTACTCCTTGACGGATCCCTTTCTCCTTCTTGACTTCTTCGGATCAGATAACGTAGAGGACTACATCGCCGGATTTCCTTGGCATCCGCACAGGGGAATAGAGACCTTGACCTACCTAATACAAGGGAAGGTGGAGCATGAGGACAGCACGGGAGGAAAGGGAGTACTATACCCAGGTGATGCCCAATGGATGACAAGCGGGAGCGGTATATTTCATCAGGAAATGCCCAAGCCTCTGGGCGAGGAGGACGTACTCCACGCGACCGTGTTAAATACCATGAACAAGGGGTTACAGCTCTGGATAAACCTCCCCAGGAGTATGAAAATGACCGACCCAGTATATAGGGACGCTAGAAGGGGGGACATACCCGAAGTGAAGATTGACGGTGGAAGGGTGAAGATCATCACTGGGGAATATGATGGGGTCGAGGGTCCAGTGAAGGTTACCAGTCCGGTGGATCCAACCTATTATGAAGTTAAGTTGGAACCAGAGAAGGAGTTCAGGGCCAAGACGAAGAGAGGATACACAGTTCTAGCTTTCGTTCTGGAGGGGAGCGCGAAAATGGATAACGTCACTCTCAGGGAAGGAAGCCTGGCCATCTACGAGGACGGGGACGAGGTGAGGATATCCACGGGAGAGGGAACACACGTTATAGTCCTCTCAGGGAGACCAATAAACGAGCCCATAGCGTGGTATGGCCCCATAGTAATGAACACTGAGGAAGAGTTGACCCAGGCTCTCCTGGACTTGAGAAGGGGAACGTTTGTGAAGAAGGTCCCAATATCCCAATGA